Proteins encoded within one genomic window of Thermococcus celer Vu 13 = JCM 8558:
- the arcC gene encoding carbamate kinase: MKRVVIALGGNAILQRGQRGTYEEQMANVTKTAKQIADIILDNDYEVVITHGNGPQVGALLLHMDAGQQVHGIPAQPMDVAGAMTQGQIGYMIGQALINELRKRGVEKPVATVVTQTIVDRNDPAFQNPSKPVGPFYDEETAKKLAREKGWTVVEDAGRGWRRVVPSPDPKGHVEAPVIVDLVEKGFIVIASGGGGVPVVEENGQLKGVEAVIDKDLAGEKLAEEVNADVFMILTDVNGAAINFGKPDERWLGKVTVEELRRYYEEGHFRKGSMGPKVLAAIRFVEWGGERAIIASLDRAVEALEGKTGTQVVKG; encoded by the coding sequence ATGAAGAGGGTCGTCATAGCCCTCGGCGGTAACGCCATCCTCCAGAGGGGGCAGAGGGGAACGTACGAGGAACAGATGGCCAACGTCACGAAGACGGCGAAGCAGATAGCCGATATAATCCTCGACAACGACTACGAGGTCGTGATAACCCACGGGAACGGCCCGCAGGTCGGTGCCCTTCTCCTCCACATGGACGCGGGTCAGCAGGTTCACGGGATACCGGCCCAGCCTATGGACGTCGCCGGGGCGATGACCCAGGGCCAGATAGGCTACATGATAGGGCAGGCGCTCATCAACGAACTGAGGAAGAGGGGCGTGGAGAAGCCCGTCGCGACGGTTGTTACCCAGACCATCGTTGATAGGAACGACCCGGCCTTCCAGAACCCGAGCAAACCGGTTGGGCCATTCTACGATGAGGAAACTGCCAAAAAACTCGCGAGGGAGAAGGGCTGGACGGTTGTAGAGGACGCCGGGAGGGGCTGGAGGAGGGTCGTCCCGAGTCCCGATCCTAAGGGCCACGTCGAGGCGCCTGTCATAGTTGACCTCGTGGAGAAGGGCTTCATAGTCATAGCCAGCGGCGGTGGCGGCGTTCCCGTCGTTGAGGAGAACGGTCAGCTTAAGGGAGTGGAGGCGGTCATAGACAAGGACTTGGCCGGAGAGAAGCTGGCGGAGGAGGTTAACGCGGATGTCTTCATGATACTGACGGACGTCAACGGCGCGGCGATTAACTTCGGGAAGCCGGACGAGAGGTGGCTCGGAAAGGTCACCGTTGAAGAGCTAAGAAGGTACTACGAGGAGGGCCACTTCAGGAAGGGGAGCATGGGACCGAAGGTTCTCGCCGCCATAAGGTTCGTTGAGTGGGGCGGTGAGAGGGCCATAATAGCCTCCCTCGATAGGGCGGTCGAGGCCCTCGAGGGGAAGACGGGAACGCAGGTGGTGAAAGGGTGA
- a CDS encoding phytoene desaturase family protein, which yields MRAVVIGSGIGGLLTSAFLARSGYEVTVLEKAPYIGGRFTNLDYKGFGLSTGAFHMLPHGEDGPLAYLLRLLNANVRIVNSNPKGMILYEGKTFHYRDGWRYLSLKEKAKALKLLADVKRNRLPAGEEAEMSGREWIRERIGDNEFVDLFIESFLGWADSVLDVPAGELAREIKAALRWGGPGLIKGGCRAITGELARITEVHGGEILTGKRAVEVDVESKKVVTSDGDEFPYDVLVSNVGIRETVGLIGRDNFERAYLKHVDSLRPSEGIKYNVALKGEKRIGNTVVFTLDTERVNGYNEPSSLSPELAKEGYTLIMLHHALRSGNVGAERRKGIEDIHRIFPNLDGEGEILLVQTYLDGNPVNRVASGQVVEDFPIEDVYIVGDAYKPPGGIEVEGIALGVMRTLERLGLGNFSDWYL from the coding sequence ATGAGGGCAGTCGTGATAGGCTCCGGAATCGGCGGCCTTTTGACGTCCGCGTTTCTCGCGAGGAGCGGTTACGAGGTCACCGTCCTCGAGAAGGCCCCCTACATCGGCGGCCGTTTTACGAATTTGGACTACAAAGGCTTCGGCCTCTCCACCGGGGCGTTCCACATGCTCCCCCACGGTGAGGACGGGCCCTTGGCGTATCTCCTCAGGCTCCTCAATGCCAACGTTCGAATCGTCAACTCGAACCCGAAGGGGATGATCCTCTACGAAGGGAAGACCTTCCACTACAGGGACGGCTGGAGGTACCTGAGCCTAAAGGAGAAGGCAAAGGCGTTGAAGCTCCTCGCCGATGTGAAGAGGAACAGGCTTCCCGCCGGAGAAGAGGCGGAGATGAGCGGGAGGGAGTGGATCAGGGAGAGGATAGGCGACAACGAGTTCGTCGACCTCTTCATAGAGAGCTTCCTCGGGTGGGCCGACAGCGTCCTCGACGTTCCCGCCGGTGAGCTGGCGCGGGAGATAAAGGCCGCTCTGAGGTGGGGAGGACCGGGTTTAATCAAAGGAGGATGCAGGGCGATAACCGGTGAGCTTGCGAGGATAACGGAAGTCCACGGGGGGGAAATCCTCACGGGAAAGAGGGCCGTCGAGGTCGACGTTGAGTCGAAGAAGGTCGTAACCTCGGACGGCGATGAGTTCCCCTACGACGTCCTCGTCTCGAACGTCGGGATAAGGGAAACGGTCGGGCTAATCGGAAGGGATAACTTCGAGAGGGCCTACCTTAAACACGTCGATTCGCTGAGGCCGAGCGAGGGGATAAAGTACAACGTCGCGCTCAAGGGGGAGAAGAGGATAGGGAACACCGTGGTCTTCACCCTCGACACGGAGCGCGTAAACGGTTACAACGAGCCGTCGAGCCTCTCTCCTGAGCTCGCTAAGGAAGGCTACACTCTCATAATGCTCCACCACGCCCTGAGGAGCGGGAACGTTGGGGCGGAGCGCAGGAAGGGCATCGAGGACATCCACCGCATCTTCCCGAACCTTGACGGGGAAGGGGAGATACTGCTCGTCCAGACGTACCTCGACGGGAACCCCGTGAACCGCGTGGCGAGCGGGCAGGTCGTCGAGGACTTCCCGATTGAGGACGTTTACATCGTCGGCGACGCCTACAAACCGCCCGGCGGGATAGAGGTTGAGGGAATAGCCCTCGGCGTCATGAGAACCCTCGAGAGGCTCGGCCTCGGCAACTTCTCGGACTGGTACCTCTGA
- the gor gene encoding glyceraldehyde-3-phosphate:ferredoxin oxidoreductase — MRFTVLKINLNEGKVESEELEKEGVYGIIDYGIELHESLGTHSIEPYDGRNVVVMGMGPFSGSALPGAHRLMFFFRSPLYGTLFPSAMGGAAYAFRNVGVDFVTFEGKAEKPVVVLLYNDGENVKVELHAIDLEKVVEIWRGYRGEEGVYALTQYLIDTFGGRFDFEYRIAVVGPASLNTNYGAIFSQALRKGKRLVGSEDWAARGGSGSVLLRAHNVVGIIFGGRPRKREFPGEDVANFRTAKAIVEGVHKKPYNEVVSEKTTKYRFNPKLNTGGTFGGNYPAEGDFTPILNWSMPYIPKEERIKIHENIMKHYWEPFNEEAIKPKHWTTCGEPCPVVCKKYRNGHHVEYEPYEANGPLSGSISLRASEISVHAVDSMGFDAIEFGGTAAWVLELVHRGLLKPEEVGLSGRPEFTKEALLEKPVEASEVNAKLVAELAHRVAFAENEVARIIGLGKRKASVIFDERFKDRLDYGESFKDHAVFTPLGEDGEMTPTMYWAIGNYIPLPIQGRYWTFYQFGVFLEPEELARKIIASALWEFWYDNVGWCRFHRGWMKPVLRALFMEAYGENVDMEEHARRQIKRLIEYAKKAGYGPVFWDSMRVIDLVAAGSEEFGNERWAEKFRLDKVGTAKEYLEKVLDAYSEELGVEWRL; from the coding sequence ATGCGGTTCACGGTCCTCAAAATCAACCTGAACGAGGGAAAAGTAGAGAGCGAGGAGCTGGAGAAAGAGGGAGTGTACGGGATAATCGACTACGGAATAGAACTCCACGAGAGCCTTGGAACTCACAGCATCGAGCCCTACGACGGGAGGAACGTCGTTGTGATGGGTATGGGGCCGTTCTCGGGTTCCGCCCTTCCCGGGGCCCACAGGCTTATGTTCTTCTTCCGTTCGCCCCTCTACGGCACGCTCTTCCCGTCGGCGATGGGCGGGGCGGCCTACGCCTTCAGGAACGTCGGGGTGGACTTCGTCACCTTCGAGGGCAAGGCCGAGAAGCCGGTCGTCGTCCTCCTTTACAACGACGGTGAGAACGTAAAGGTCGAGCTCCACGCGATAGACCTCGAGAAGGTCGTCGAGATATGGAGGGGTTACAGGGGCGAGGAAGGCGTCTACGCCCTGACCCAGTACCTCATCGACACCTTCGGCGGGAGGTTCGACTTTGAGTACAGGATAGCGGTGGTCGGGCCTGCTTCTTTGAACACCAACTACGGGGCGATATTCTCCCAGGCCCTCAGGAAAGGTAAGAGGCTCGTCGGGAGCGAGGACTGGGCCGCCCGCGGTGGCTCGGGCTCGGTTCTCCTGAGGGCGCACAACGTCGTCGGGATAATCTTCGGCGGAAGGCCGAGGAAGAGGGAGTTCCCGGGCGAGGACGTGGCCAACTTCAGAACGGCGAAGGCCATCGTCGAGGGCGTCCACAAGAAGCCCTACAACGAGGTCGTGAGCGAGAAGACGACGAAGTACCGCTTCAACCCCAAGCTCAACACCGGTGGAACCTTCGGCGGCAACTACCCGGCTGAGGGCGATTTTACACCCATCCTCAACTGGAGCATGCCCTACATCCCGAAGGAGGAGAGGATCAAGATCCACGAGAACATAATGAAGCACTACTGGGAGCCCTTCAACGAGGAGGCCATAAAGCCAAAGCACTGGACAACGTGCGGCGAACCCTGTCCCGTCGTCTGCAAGAAGTACCGCAACGGACACCACGTCGAGTACGAGCCCTACGAGGCCAACGGGCCCCTCAGCGGAAGCATAAGCCTGCGCGCCAGCGAGATAAGCGTTCACGCGGTCGACTCCATGGGCTTCGACGCTATAGAGTTCGGCGGAACCGCGGCCTGGGTTCTTGAGCTGGTTCACCGCGGCCTTCTGAAGCCCGAGGAGGTCGGCCTGAGCGGAAGGCCGGAGTTCACGAAGGAGGCGTTGCTTGAGAAACCCGTTGAGGCGAGCGAGGTCAACGCGAAGCTCGTGGCGGAGCTGGCCCACAGGGTGGCCTTCGCGGAGAACGAGGTGGCGAGGATAATCGGCCTCGGGAAGAGGAAGGCGAGCGTTATCTTCGACGAGAGGTTCAAGGACAGGCTCGACTACGGGGAGAGCTTCAAGGACCACGCCGTTTTCACCCCTCTCGGCGAGGACGGGGAGATGACGCCGACGATGTACTGGGCGATAGGGAACTACATCCCGCTTCCGATACAGGGCCGCTACTGGACTTTCTACCAGTTCGGCGTCTTCCTCGAGCCCGAGGAGCTCGCCCGGAAGATAATCGCGAGCGCCCTCTGGGAGTTCTGGTACGACAACGTCGGCTGGTGCAGGTTCCACAGGGGCTGGATGAAGCCCGTCCTCAGGGCGCTCTTCATGGAAGCCTACGGTGAGAACGTCGACATGGAGGAGCACGCGAGGAGGCAGATAAAGAGGCTCATCGAGTACGCGAAGAAGGCCGGTTACGGGCCCGTCTTCTGGGACTCCATGAGGGTCATCGACCTCGTTGCCGCGGGGAGCGAGGAGTTCGGGAACGAGCGCTGGGCGGAGAAGTTCAGGCTCGACAAGGTCGGCACGGCCAAGGAGTACCTCGAGAAGGTGCTCGACGCCTACAGCGAGGAGCTGGGCGTCGAGTGGAGGCTCTGA
- a CDS encoding DUF1667 domain-containing protein encodes MSEVKRFKLTCIVCPLGCEIEVEMEGDRITSVRGYTCPRGKGYAVQEVTEPKRTVMSVVPVKGGKFPTVAVKSDKPVPKELVPRIMRLLADVEVEAPVHVGQVIVENVLGTGANIVATREA; translated from the coding sequence ATGAGTGAGGTAAAGAGGTTCAAGCTGACCTGCATCGTCTGCCCCCTCGGCTGCGAGATAGAGGTGGAGATGGAGGGCGACAGGATAACCTCGGTCAGGGGCTACACGTGCCCCAGGGGCAAGGGGTACGCGGTACAGGAGGTTACGGAGCCAAAGCGCACCGTCATGAGCGTCGTCCCGGTAAAGGGTGGGAAGTTCCCGACCGTGGCAGTGAAGAGCGATAAACCCGTCCCCAAGGAGCTCGTGCCGAGGATAATGCGTCTCCTCGCGGACGTCGAGGTCGAGGCCCCGGTGCACGTCGGTCAGGTCATAGTGGAGAACGTCCTCGGAACGGGGGCCAACATCGTGGCCACGAGGGAGGCGTGA
- a CDS encoding NAD(P)/FAD-dependent oxidoreductase has translation MRSEYDVVVIGGGPAGLAAAIKAKELGMDVLLLERREYLGGIPVQCVHPGFGLHYFGEDLTGTEFIHRFIEKFRGMGIEHYTNAHVLNVVSRSYWHKVLTVVTEEGLFEVRAKTVIYAAGARERHAFEIGITGHRVAGIYTAGEAQTMMDVYGVMPGKEIVIVGSGDVGLIMARRFTLEGAHVKAVVELMPYPGGLTRNVVQCLEDFGIPLYLSHAVTRVEGNKRVERVIVTRVDENLKPVPGTEEVIECDTVILAAGLVPYLKVIEKAGVEIDPATGGPVVNSYLETSVPGIFVAGNALVINDLVDYVVEQGEEAARGAYEFVKNGGLPSLRWRKLVKGRNVRLAVPHYLSDTRDTIVYARVKKPEENVVLRFPEIGKEVRLPFVKPSEMVRVKLRKEEIARAGGRITMEVVGDE, from the coding sequence ATGAGGAGTGAGTACGACGTCGTCGTCATAGGTGGCGGCCCGGCGGGCCTCGCCGCGGCGATTAAGGCGAAGGAACTCGGGATGGACGTTCTGCTCCTCGAGAGAAGGGAATACCTCGGTGGAATACCCGTCCAGTGCGTTCACCCCGGCTTCGGGCTCCACTACTTCGGGGAGGACCTCACCGGGACGGAGTTCATCCACCGCTTCATCGAGAAGTTCAGGGGGATGGGGATAGAGCACTACACCAACGCCCACGTCCTTAACGTGGTGTCCCGCTCTTACTGGCACAAGGTACTCACGGTGGTGACGGAGGAGGGGCTCTTCGAGGTCAGGGCTAAGACCGTCATCTACGCGGCCGGCGCGAGGGAGAGGCACGCCTTCGAGATAGGTATAACCGGCCACAGGGTCGCGGGTATATACACCGCCGGGGAAGCCCAGACCATGATGGACGTCTACGGCGTGATGCCCGGAAAGGAAATCGTCATAGTGGGCTCGGGCGACGTCGGCCTCATAATGGCGAGGAGGTTCACCCTCGAGGGCGCCCACGTCAAGGCGGTTGTGGAGCTCATGCCCTACCCCGGTGGCCTGACCAGGAACGTCGTCCAGTGCCTCGAGGACTTTGGGATACCCCTCTACCTGAGCCACGCCGTGACGCGGGTCGAGGGGAATAAGAGGGTCGAGAGGGTGATAGTCACCAGGGTCGATGAGAACCTCAAACCCGTCCCCGGAACGGAGGAAGTCATAGAGTGCGACACGGTGATCCTGGCCGCGGGCCTCGTGCCCTACCTGAAGGTCATAGAGAAGGCCGGCGTGGAGATAGACCCCGCCACAGGGGGGCCCGTCGTCAACAGTTACCTCGAAACGAGCGTCCCGGGAATCTTCGTCGCGGGAAACGCCCTCGTCATCAACGACCTCGTCGATTACGTCGTCGAGCAGGGCGAGGAGGCGGCGAGAGGGGCCTACGAGTTCGTCAAAAACGGCGGCCTGCCCTCCCTCAGGTGGAGGAAGCTCGTGAAGGGCAGGAACGTCCGCCTGGCGGTTCCGCACTACCTGTCGGACACCAGGGACACCATCGTCTACGCGAGGGTTAAAAAACCCGAGGAGAACGTCGTACTCCGCTTCCCGGAGATAGGGAAGGAGGTAAGGCTACCCTTCGTGAAGCCCTCGGAGATGGTACGGGTGAAGCTGCGGAAGGAGGAGATAGCCCGCGCAGGGGGAAGGATCACGATGGAGGTCGTTGGGGATGAGTGA
- a CDS encoding NAD(P)/FAD-dependent oxidoreductase — protein MKTRVVIIGAGVVGASIARVLSRYENLEVHLIEKAVDAGMGVSKANTGIIHPGHEDDPDRYPLRAKLCVRGNRLWYQWTQELRIPAKWPGELMVALEEEDMKVAEHYLELARRNGVPGVRLVDRDELLKLEPNVNPNAAGALWAPTAGMMSSPVAAVALTENAVDNGVRFHPETEVRGIRVERGEVKGVETNRGFFEADVVINAAGLYADKISAMAGIDTFTIRPRRGQYYIFDDDAGPKVRRIVHQTPTPTTKGVYVITEMNDGVMIGPTAEDLPEDAKDDTSTTREGLEFVWEMAKKLVKGLPPRKKVIRTFAGLRPEPPDGRWIIEAYDDPLGFINVAGIRSPGLTAAPAIAHYVVEELIQGKLDVKLTQKSSWNPYGRGFWFKALPREKQAELIKRDPAYGRVICTCRTITEGDIVNAINRMKRMGVKTISLDGVKLRTGVMGGTCQGAFCRVRIASIIAREAGIPLWKVTQKGEGSEYGIGDVKVLLRGEKDEE, from the coding sequence ATGAAGACGAGAGTCGTCATTATAGGTGCCGGCGTCGTTGGGGCGTCGATAGCGCGGGTTCTCAGCAGGTACGAGAACCTCGAGGTCCATCTCATCGAGAAGGCCGTCGATGCGGGAATGGGGGTCAGTAAGGCCAACACGGGAATAATCCATCCCGGCCACGAGGACGACCCCGATAGGTACCCGCTGAGGGCGAAGCTCTGCGTCCGGGGAAACCGACTTTGGTACCAGTGGACACAGGAACTGAGGATACCCGCCAAGTGGCCGGGCGAGCTCATGGTGGCGCTTGAGGAGGAGGACATGAAGGTCGCGGAGCACTACCTCGAGCTGGCCCGGAGGAACGGGGTTCCCGGCGTCAGGCTCGTCGATAGGGACGAGCTCCTGAAACTCGAGCCCAACGTCAACCCGAACGCCGCGGGTGCGCTCTGGGCCCCCACCGCCGGGATGATGTCCTCTCCGGTTGCGGCGGTGGCCCTCACGGAGAACGCGGTCGACAACGGGGTTAGGTTCCACCCCGAGACCGAGGTGCGCGGGATAAGGGTCGAGAGGGGCGAGGTGAAGGGAGTTGAGACGAACCGGGGCTTCTTTGAGGCCGATGTGGTCATAAACGCGGCCGGCCTCTACGCCGACAAAATCTCGGCCATGGCTGGAATAGACACGTTCACGATACGCCCGAGGAGGGGGCAGTACTACATCTTCGACGACGATGCGGGGCCGAAGGTCAGGAGGATAGTCCACCAGACGCCCACGCCCACTACGAAGGGGGTTTACGTCATCACGGAGATGAACGACGGGGTCATGATAGGGCCCACCGCCGAGGATCTGCCGGAGGACGCGAAGGACGACACCTCGACGACCCGGGAGGGGCTGGAGTTCGTCTGGGAGATGGCGAAGAAGCTGGTGAAGGGCCTTCCGCCGAGGAAGAAGGTTATAAGGACCTTCGCGGGCCTCAGACCGGAGCCACCGGACGGAAGGTGGATAATAGAGGCCTACGACGATCCTTTGGGCTTCATAAACGTCGCAGGAATACGCTCCCCGGGACTCACCGCGGCCCCGGCCATAGCGCACTACGTCGTCGAGGAGCTGATTCAGGGGAAGCTGGACGTAAAGCTAACACAGAAGTCGAGCTGGAACCCCTACGGAAGGGGTTTCTGGTTCAAGGCCCTGCCGAGGGAGAAGCAGGCCGAGCTGATAAAGAGAGACCCAGCCTACGGAAGGGTGATCTGCACCTGCCGCACGATAACCGAGGGCGACATAGTGAACGCCATAAACCGCATGAAGCGGATGGGCGTTAAGACCATCAGCCTCGACGGTGTTAAGCTCAGGACCGGCGTCATGGGTGGAACCTGCCAGGGGGCGTTCTGCAGGGTCAGGATAGCCAGCATAATAGCGAGGGAAGCGGGAATCCCGCTCTGGAAGGTCACCCAGAAGGGAGAGGGGAGTGAATACGGCATAGGCGATGTGAAGGTTCTCCTCAGGGGGGAGAAGGATGAGGAGTGA
- the glpK gene encoding glycerol kinase GlpK — protein sequence MGDEKFILSLDEGTTSARAIIFDREGNVRGIGQYEFPQHYPKPGWVEHNPEEIWDAQFRTIKTALERAKVDAGRIAAIGVTNQRETTLVWDRNGRPLYNAIVWQCRRTAEMVEEIKREYGNVIKEKTGLVPDAYFSASKLKWLLDNVPGLRERAERGEVLFGTVDTFLIYRLTGEHVTDYSNASRTMLFNIKRLDWDDELLELFDIPAEVLPEVRESSEVYGYTGKELLGREIPVSGDAGDQQAALFGQAAFETGMVKATYGTGSFILANTGKMVRYSDNLLTTIAWGLNGRVSYALEGSVFVTGAAVQWLRDGIRIIEHAAETEGLARKLESNEGVYFVPAFVGLGAPYWDQFARGLIIGITRGTGREHLARATLEAIAYLTRDVIGEMEKLVGIKELRVDGGATANDFLMQFQADILNRRVVRPVVKETTALGAAYLAGLAVDYWESLDEIRRLWRAERVFEPAMDGETRERLYRGWKEAVKRALGWAKVVGV from the coding sequence ATGGGAGATGAGAAGTTCATCCTTTCCCTCGACGAAGGGACCACCTCGGCGAGGGCGATAATCTTCGACAGAGAAGGCAACGTCAGGGGAATCGGGCAGTACGAGTTCCCCCAGCACTACCCGAAGCCGGGCTGGGTCGAGCACAACCCGGAGGAGATATGGGACGCGCAGTTCAGGACGATAAAAACGGCCCTCGAGAGGGCGAAGGTCGACGCGGGCAGGATAGCGGCGATAGGGGTAACCAACCAGAGAGAGACGACCCTGGTGTGGGACAGAAACGGAAGGCCGCTCTACAACGCCATAGTCTGGCAGTGCAGGAGAACGGCCGAGATGGTGGAGGAGATAAAGCGCGAGTACGGTAACGTCATCAAGGAGAAGACGGGCCTGGTTCCCGACGCCTACTTCTCGGCCTCAAAGCTGAAGTGGCTCCTCGACAACGTCCCCGGCCTCAGGGAGAGGGCGGAGAGGGGCGAGGTCCTCTTCGGGACGGTGGATACCTTCCTGATCTACCGCCTGACGGGGGAGCACGTGACGGACTACTCCAACGCATCCAGAACTATGCTCTTCAACATCAAGCGGCTCGACTGGGACGACGAACTGCTCGAGCTCTTCGATATTCCAGCAGAGGTCCTGCCGGAGGTCAGGGAGTCGAGCGAGGTCTACGGCTACACTGGGAAGGAGCTCCTTGGAAGGGAGATCCCGGTCAGTGGGGACGCGGGCGACCAGCAGGCGGCGCTCTTCGGACAGGCGGCGTTTGAGACGGGCATGGTGAAGGCCACATACGGAACCGGGAGCTTCATCCTGGCCAACACGGGGAAGATGGTCCGCTACTCCGACAACCTGCTGACGACCATAGCCTGGGGGCTCAACGGAAGGGTCTCCTACGCCCTCGAGGGGAGCGTATTCGTTACAGGGGCGGCTGTGCAGTGGCTCCGCGACGGGATAAGGATAATCGAGCACGCCGCCGAGACAGAGGGGCTCGCCAGAAAGCTGGAGAGCAACGAGGGGGTTTACTTCGTCCCGGCCTTCGTCGGCCTCGGGGCACCGTACTGGGACCAGTTCGCCAGGGGCCTGATAATCGGCATAACGCGCGGAACCGGAAGGGAGCACCTCGCGAGGGCGACGCTGGAGGCGATAGCCTACCTCACGAGGGACGTTATCGGGGAGATGGAGAAGCTCGTCGGCATAAAGGAGTTGAGGGTCGACGGGGGAGCGACGGCGAACGACTTCCTTATGCAGTTCCAGGCGGACATCCTCAACAGGCGCGTTGTGAGGCCTGTGGTGAAGGAAACGACGGCGCTGGGGGCGGCCTATCTGGCCGGCCTGGCCGTCGATTACTGGGAGAGCCTCGACGAGATAAGGAGGCTCTGGCGGGCCGAGAGGGTGTTCGAGCCGGCGATGGACGGGGAGACGAGGGAAAGACTCTACCGTGGCTGGAAGGAGGCTGTGAAGAGGGCGCTCGGGTGGGCAAAGGTCGTGGGGGTTTAA
- the fbp gene encoding fructose-1,6-bisphosphate aldolase/phosphatase has translation MATGEKITISVIKADIGGWPGHSRVHPQLVETAEEVLAGAKEKGTIIDFYVATCGDDLQLIMTHGKGVDSPEIHGLAWKAFEEATKVARGLGLYGAGQDLLKDAFSGNIRGMGPGIAEMEITLRKSEPVVTFHMDKTEPGAFNLPVFRMFADPFNTAGLVIDPNMHMGFRFEVWDIKEHKRVILNTPEELYDLLALIGAKSRYVIKRVFPKEGHKIPKDEPVAVISTEKLYQIAGEYVGKDDPVAIVRAQSGLPALGEVLEPFAFPHLVSGWMRGSHNGPVMPVPMRMANPTRFDGPPRVVALGWQISPEGRLVGPVDLFDDPAFDEARRKAIEIADYMRRHGPFEPHRLPMEDMEYTTLPGVLERLEGRFEPVE, from the coding sequence ATGGCTACCGGAGAGAAGATAACGATCAGCGTTATAAAGGCGGACATCGGTGGCTGGCCCGGGCACTCGCGGGTTCATCCCCAGCTCGTCGAGACCGCGGAGGAGGTTCTTGCAGGCGCGAAGGAAAAGGGCACGATAATCGACTTCTACGTCGCCACCTGCGGCGATGACCTTCAGCTCATAATGACCCACGGGAAAGGAGTTGACAGCCCCGAGATACACGGTTTAGCGTGGAAAGCCTTCGAGGAAGCTACAAAGGTCGCCAGGGGGCTCGGCCTCTACGGTGCCGGCCAGGACCTGCTCAAGGACGCCTTCAGCGGCAACATAAGGGGGATGGGGCCGGGAATAGCCGAGATGGAGATTACCTTGAGGAAGAGCGAGCCCGTGGTTACCTTCCACATGGACAAGACCGAGCCGGGGGCGTTCAATCTACCGGTATTCAGGATGTTCGCGGACCCCTTCAACACCGCCGGCCTCGTGATAGACCCCAACATGCACATGGGCTTCCGCTTTGAGGTCTGGGACATAAAGGAGCACAAGAGGGTCATTCTGAACACGCCGGAGGAGCTCTACGATCTCCTGGCCCTCATCGGCGCCAAGAGCCGCTACGTCATCAAGAGGGTCTTCCCGAAGGAGGGGCACAAGATACCGAAGGACGAGCCCGTCGCGGTCATAAGCACCGAGAAGCTCTACCAGATAGCCGGCGAGTACGTCGGGAAGGACGACCCCGTCGCCATAGTTAGGGCCCAGAGCGGGCTTCCTGCCCTTGGAGAGGTTCTCGAGCCCTTCGCCTTCCCGCACCTCGTCAGCGGCTGGATGAGGGGTTCGCACAACGGCCCGGTGATGCCCGTTCCCATGCGCATGGCCAACCCGACCCGCTTCGACGGCCCACCGAGGGTGGTTGCCCTGGGCTGGCAGATAAGCCCCGAAGGGAGGCTCGTCGGCCCCGTTGATCTCTTCGACGACCCAGCCTTCGACGAGGCCAGGCGGAAGGCCATCGAGATAGCCGATTACATGCGCAGGCACGGCCCCTTCGAGCCCCACAGGCTCCCGATGGAGGACATGGAGTACACCACCCTTCCGGGCGTTCTCGAGAGGCTCGAGGGCAGGTTCGAGCCCGTCGAGTGA